A genomic stretch from Benincasa hispida cultivar B227 unplaced genomic scaffold, ASM972705v1 Contig62, whole genome shotgun sequence includes:
- the LOC120069840 gene encoding germin-like protein subfamily 1 member 7 → MTSVGLLSAAFLLVLQATMLASAFDPSPLQDFCVAVDDPKSAVFVNGKFCKDPKLVKAEDFVFRGLNIAGNTMNKQGSNVTLVNVDKLPGLNTLGISLARLDFAPNGLNPPHIHPRGTEILVVVEGTLLVGFVTSNPNKLFTKVLNKGDVFVFPIGLIHFQLNVGHVPALAFAGLSSQNPGVITIANAVFGSDPRIPIDVLTKAFQVDNNVIQALMQQFNA, encoded by the exons atgacaagtgttggtcttctttcagCTGCTTTCCTTTTGGTTTTGCAAGCAACAATGCTTGCCTCTGCTTTTGATCCAAGTCCACTTCAAGACTTCTGTGTTGCTGTGGATGATCCCAAATCTGCTG TATTTGTGAATGGGAAGTTCTGCAAGGACCCAAAGCTTGTGAAAGCAGAAGACTTTGTTTTTCGAGGGCTCAACATAGCTGGAAACACAATGAACAAGCAAGGCTCAAACGTTACTTTAGTAAATGTTGATAAACTCCCCGGACTCAACACTCTTGGCATCTCTTTGGCTCGTCTCGACTTCGCCCCAAATGGGCTAAACCCACCCCACATCCACCCAAGAGGAACTGAAATTCTTGTGGTTGTGGAAGGCACTCTTCTAGTTGGCTTTGTCACTTCCAATCCCAACAAACTCTTCACCAAAGTTTTGAACAAAGGagatgtttttgtttttcctattGGCCTTATTCACTTCCAACTTAATGTTGGGCATGTCCCAGCTCTTGCATTTGCCGGACTAAGTAGCCAAAACCCAGGTGTTATTACTATTGCTAATGCTGTTTTTGGGTCGGATCCTCGAATCCCCATTGATGTCCTCACCAAGGCCTTCCAAGTTGACAACAATGTCATTCAAGCTCTCATGCAACAATTTAATGCCTAA
- the LOC120069842 gene encoding germin-like protein subfamily 1 member 17, with amino-acid sequence MTIVGILSAAFLLVLQATMLASAFDPSPLQDFCVAVDEPQSAVFVNGKFCKDPNLVIAEDFVSGGLNIAGNTMNKQGSNVTLVNVDKLPGLNTLGISLARIDYAPYGQNPPHTHPRATEILVVVEGTLLVGFVTSNPNKLFTKVLKEGDVFVFPIGLIHFQFNVGHTPALAFAGLSSQNPGVITIANAVFGSNPPISIDVLTKAFQVDNNVIQALMQQFKA; translated from the exons atgacAATTGTTGGTATTCTTTCAGCTGCTTTCCTTTTGGTTTTGCAAGCAACAATGCTTGCTTCTGCTTTTGATCCAAGTCCCCTTCAAGACTTCTGTGTTGCTGTGGATGAGCCTCAATCTGCTG taTTTGTGAATGGGAAGTTCTGCAAGGATCCAAACCTTGTGATAGCTGAAGACTTCGTTTCTGGAGGGCTCAACATAGCTGGAAACACTATGAACAAACAAGGCTCAAACGTGACTCTAGTAAATGTAGATAAACTTCCCGGACTCAACACTCTTGGCATCTCGTTGGCTCGCATTGACTACGCCCCATACGGGCAAAACCCACCCCACACCCACCCAAGAGCCACTGAAATTCTTGTGGTTGTGGAAGGCACTCTTCTCGTTGGCTTTGTCACTTCAAATCCCAACAAACTTTTCACCAAAGTTCTGAAAGAAGGAGATGTTTTTGTGTTCCCTATTGGCCTCATTCACTTCCAATTTAATGTCGGACATACCCCAGCTCTTGCATTCGCTGGACTTAGCAGCCAAAACCCAGGTGTTATTACCATCGCTAATGCTGTTTTCGGGTCCAATCCCCCAATCTCCATTGATGTTCTTACTAAGGCTTTCCAAGTTGACAATAATGTCATTCAAGCTCTCATGCAACAATTTAAAGCTTAA